TATCGAACATAGACGCCGCGGTCTGTACGGTGCGCAGCAGTGGGCTGGAGAAAATATCGGCGTTGCTCAGGCCTAGGGCTTTGAAGGCGTCGCCAACGTCATCGGCGGTTTCGCTGCCGGCGATGGTGATGCCCTCGTCGTCACCAAGGCAGGGGTTGCTGGAGCGATCGCAGCGTTCGGCGTGGCGCACCAGCACGACAACATCGCCCTTATCCCAGCTGGCAAATAGGCCGGACTCATCCATATGGTTGTCTTCACCCAAGTCCACAACCGGTTCGGGTTGTAGCGTTAGGGTCAGTAGGCTGGCGAGGGCCGCGATGGCCGCCAGGAGAACAAGCAGGCGTTTATTGCGCCACAAGACAGACAGCGGTGTTGGCGCAACAGCGGTTGCGCCTGCAGGGCGATTGGTTGGCATTGAGCCGCTCCATGAGGGTAATCAACAACGGAGCGGCAGATGCTGTTCCCTGCGATGCCGCATACGTGAGCAACTCTGACCGTCGCGGATGAACAAAACGTGAACATGCCCTGCAGGCGTCTGTTTCAGCATGTGTGCGCCCATGCCGATAGCGCCTCTGTTTGTTCGCGGCAGCTGCCGTTCACGCTGTGCGCCGACAAGCCCGTAAGCCCGTGGCGCAGATTGCCGCTGTTCAGGCCGGCTCGGGTGTGCGGTTTGGCTGCAGCGCGTGTTGCAGCTGCGCCACCAAGGCATCGACCTGGCTCAGGGCCAGAGCCACCGACTCGGCTAGCAGTTCACCACCGACCTCCTGCCCTTCGATGGCAATCAGGTGCACTTGGGTAATACCGATAAAACCGAGGGCGGTGATCAGGTTCGGTTCCAGATGGTTCATATGGGCCATCTCGCCACCAACGCCAAAACCGATACCGCCTCGGGCGCTGAGAATGACGGCATGCCGTGGCCGATCGGCCAGCTTTGGTACGTAAGGGTCGAGTGGGTTGCCTTCATTAATGTCCACGGTTCTGCCAGGGCGCACGATCTGGTCGATCCAGGCCTTGAGCGCGGCGGGCATGCCGAAGTTATAGAGCGGCGCGCCGATCACCAGCACGTCTGCGGCAATTAGCTCATCAACCAGTT
The Pseudomonas leptonychotis DNA segment above includes these coding regions:
- a CDS encoding histidine phosphatase family protein codes for the protein MPTNRPAGATAVAPTPLSVLWRNKRLLVLLAAIAALASLLTLTLQPEPVVDLGEDNHMDESGLFASWDKGDVVVLVRHAERCDRSSNPCLGDDEGITIAGSETADDVGDAFKALGLSNADIFSSPLLRTVQTAASMFDISIATQDWLSSCRKSLKQNMLNHKQTQRNLLLVTHSGCIESVAKALNTSGAEYDSEYTSALFVSVDKQGGRPRLLGYMKADGLERFVDGSKS
- a CDS encoding FMN-dependent NADH-azoreductase; this translates as MPHILQLDASARPGLAGQDPHGSHSRNLTHRFVSQWRARRAQDSLTYRDIGQNPPSFINHDWIASSFTPQEQREPWMQETLAESEQLVDELIAADVLVIGAPLYNFGMPAALKAWIDQIVRPGRTVDINEGNPLDPYVPKLADRPRHAVILSARGGIGFGVGGEMAHMNHLEPNLITALGFIGITQVHLIAIEGQEVGGELLAESVALALSQVDALVAQLQHALQPNRTPEPA